One Paracidovorax avenae ATCC 19860 genomic region harbors:
- a CDS encoding LysR family transcriptional regulator, whose protein sequence is MRTDDALEVMVELVAFVRVAEAGSFSAAARRHGLTPSAVSRQVARLEKTLGVSLLQRTTRQLRLTEAGLEVLERGRAMVAEARATLQAAEGHVGAPRGLVRLSAPKAFARHVLHGPLLSFLRLHPEVDLHLLVLDRPVDALREDIDLVVRMTDDPPQGMAARALMPVRQWVLASPGYLAARGAVRRPEDLASHSCLPLGEQAGDSRWRFVRDGDGRRGDGVVEVQVTGRYTVNHSEMRLAAIEAGLGVGCVPDFVAGDALQDGRVVRVLPGWTVDSHYQGIAYLVFPASRHTAPKLRALIDHLVAELAPP, encoded by the coding sequence GTGAGAACAGATGACGCCCTCGAGGTGATGGTGGAACTCGTGGCCTTCGTCCGCGTGGCAGAGGCCGGCAGCTTCTCCGCGGCCGCGCGCCGGCATGGGCTGACACCTTCCGCCGTGAGCCGGCAGGTGGCGCGCCTGGAGAAGACCCTGGGCGTCTCCCTGCTGCAGCGCACGACCCGGCAGCTGCGGCTGACGGAGGCCGGGCTGGAGGTGCTGGAACGCGGGCGGGCCATGGTGGCCGAGGCCCGGGCCACCCTGCAGGCCGCCGAAGGCCATGTCGGTGCGCCCCGGGGGCTGGTGCGCCTCAGTGCGCCCAAGGCCTTCGCGCGCCATGTGCTGCACGGGCCCCTGCTGTCCTTCCTGCGCCTGCATCCGGAGGTGGACCTGCACCTGCTGGTGCTCGACCGGCCGGTGGATGCCCTGCGCGAGGACATCGACCTCGTCGTCCGCATGACCGACGATCCGCCGCAGGGCATGGCGGCCCGCGCGCTGATGCCGGTGCGGCAATGGGTGCTCGCCAGCCCGGGCTATCTCGCCGCGCGCGGGGCCGTGCGACGCCCCGAGGACCTTGCCAGCCACAGCTGCCTGCCGCTCGGCGAGCAGGCGGGCGACAGCCGCTGGCGCTTCGTCCGCGACGGCGACGGCCGCCGCGGCGACGGCGTGGTGGAGGTGCAGGTCACCGGCCGCTATACGGTCAACCACAGCGAGATGCGCCTCGCGGCGATCGAGGCGGGGCTGGGCGTGGGCTGCGTGCCGGATTTCGTGGCGGGCGACGCGCTGCAGGACGGGCGGGTGGTGCGCGTGCTGCCCGGCTGGACCGTGGACAGCCATTACCAGGGAATCGCCTACCTGGTGTTTCCCGCGTCCCGCCATACCGCGCCCAAGCTGCGGGCGCTGATCGACCACCTGGTCGCCGAACTGGCACCTCCATGA
- a CDS encoding class I adenylate-forming enzyme family protein → MFPIDFFWRAATRWPDRIAIDAPEGAIRYDVLAARVAALAAALVARDPAPQSRVGICAHNSADHIAALLAVLACGKVWVPLNPKSTAPEIRRITDATTPSILVLDADCAPLLEGVAGARIHAHGPHSEAVPGVAALVQRHAGAPRPVFDLPDTATQAIKFTGGTTGAPKGVMQPYRAWMANIANQIHAWGFDEHERYIVAAPITHGTSTYLLPILAQGGCHVVLQGAGAEAVRTAFRERGGTVCFMPPTLVYMLMALPGASRADFPRLRRLIYGGAPMPPEKIREVRAFFGPVLGTTYGQTEAPQILTVMRPEDFEDERNWAAVGRTTWFSDVAIMAPDGRLLPPGEVGEVVARGDLLMTGYWRLPEKTAETLVDGWLHTGDRGLIDERGYLYLKDRLKDMVITGGFNVYPVDVENALGQHPAVHECAVFGIPDDKWGEAVQAAVQLRPGQQAGEAELIAFVRERLGPVQTPKRIHFHANLPRSPVGKVLKNAVREQALATP, encoded by the coding sequence ATGTTCCCGATCGATTTCTTCTGGCGCGCCGCCACGCGCTGGCCCGACCGCATCGCCATCGACGCGCCGGAGGGCGCCATCCGCTACGACGTGCTCGCCGCGCGCGTGGCCGCCCTGGCGGCGGCGCTGGTGGCGCGCGACCCGGCGCCGCAGAGCCGCGTCGGCATCTGCGCGCACAACAGTGCCGACCACATCGCCGCGCTGCTGGCGGTACTGGCCTGCGGCAAGGTGTGGGTGCCGCTGAACCCCAAGAGCACCGCGCCGGAGATCCGCCGCATCACCGACGCCACCACGCCCAGCATCCTGGTGCTGGACGCCGATTGCGCCCCGCTGCTGGAGGGCGTGGCGGGCGCCCGCATCCATGCCCACGGGCCGCACAGCGAGGCCGTGCCTGGCGTGGCGGCGCTGGTGCAGCGGCATGCGGGCGCGCCGCGCCCGGTGTTCGACCTGCCGGACACCGCCACGCAGGCCATCAAGTTCACGGGCGGCACCACCGGCGCGCCCAAGGGCGTGATGCAGCCCTACCGTGCGTGGATGGCCAACATCGCCAACCAGATCCATGCCTGGGGCTTCGACGAGCACGAGCGCTACATCGTCGCCGCGCCGATCACGCACGGCACCTCCACCTACCTCCTGCCCATCCTGGCGCAGGGCGGCTGCCACGTGGTGCTCCAGGGCGCGGGCGCCGAGGCGGTGCGCACCGCGTTCCGCGAGCGCGGCGGCACCGTGTGCTTCATGCCGCCCACGCTGGTGTACATGCTGATGGCGCTGCCCGGCGCCAGCCGCGCGGACTTTCCCCGCCTGCGCCGGCTGATCTACGGCGGCGCCCCCATGCCGCCCGAGAAAATCCGCGAGGTGCGCGCGTTTTTCGGGCCGGTGCTGGGCACCACCTACGGGCAGACCGAGGCGCCGCAGATCCTCACCGTCATGCGGCCGGAGGATTTCGAGGACGAGCGCAACTGGGCCGCCGTGGGGCGCACCACCTGGTTCAGCGACGTGGCCATCATGGCGCCGGACGGCCGCCTGCTGCCCCCGGGCGAAGTGGGCGAGGTGGTGGCGCGCGGCGACCTGCTCATGACCGGCTACTGGCGCCTGCCAGAGAAGACGGCCGAAACCCTGGTGGACGGCTGGCTGCACACGGGCGATCGCGGCCTGATCGACGAGCGGGGCTACCTCTACCTGAAGGACCGGCTCAAGGACATGGTCATCACCGGCGGGTTCAATGTCTATCCGGTGGACGTGGAAAACGCCCTGGGCCAGCACCCGGCGGTGCACGAGTGCGCCGTGTTCGGCATCCCCGACGACAAGTGGGGCGAGGCGGTGCAGGCCGCCGTGCAACTGCGCCCCGGCCAGCAGGCAGGAGAGGCGGAGCTGATCGCCTTCGTGCGCGAGCGCCTGGGCCCGGTGCAGACGCCCAAGCGCATCCACTTCCACGCCAACCTGCCCCGATCGCCCGTGGGCAAGGTGCTCAAGAACGCCGTGCGCGAGCAGGCGCTCGCCACCCCCTGA
- a CDS encoding sensor domain-containing diguanylate cyclase: MHDPSTKALADAPDTGGIGDLLMRQWMALVEVSQQGYALYDGDDCLRYANAAFRSALGVGEGEFLPWEELMRKSYRSSTGTVVETSDFEVWLRSARSRRGKLPYRTIETSLNDGRWVLTTETTLPGGWMLCVVTDVSELGIGLRELRQERDKAMKSALSDELTGLSNRRYAMDFLHQKLGPNKAQAMAVAVIDIDHFKAVNDRFGHAGGDLVLKDFAARLAEAAGRDDMVARIGGEEFLLVLQGARTLGADSVLRCLGASLDTVSPLPEAPEFRYSCSAGVALVRPGETVGEVLRRADEALYQAKRAGRNRVVIHAESQPAGDGHPCAGNAA, from the coding sequence ATGCACGACCCCTCCACCAAGGCCCTGGCCGATGCCCCGGATACCGGCGGCATCGGCGATCTCCTGATGCGGCAGTGGATGGCGCTTGTCGAAGTCTCGCAGCAGGGATACGCCCTGTACGACGGCGACGACTGCCTGCGCTACGCCAATGCGGCCTTCCGGTCCGCGCTGGGCGTGGGCGAAGGCGAGTTCCTCCCCTGGGAGGAGCTCATGCGCAAGAGCTACCGTTCTTCCACCGGCACGGTGGTCGAGACCAGCGATTTCGAGGTCTGGCTGCGCTCCGCCAGGAGCCGGCGCGGCAAGCTGCCCTACCGCACCATCGAGACGAGCCTGAACGACGGGCGCTGGGTGCTGACCACGGAAACCACGCTGCCCGGGGGCTGGATGCTGTGCGTGGTCACCGATGTCTCCGAGCTGGGCATCGGCTTGCGCGAGCTGCGGCAGGAGCGCGACAAGGCCATGAAGTCGGCCCTCAGCGACGAGCTGACCGGCCTGAGCAATCGCCGCTACGCCATGGACTTCCTGCACCAGAAGCTGGGGCCGAACAAGGCCCAGGCCATGGCCGTCGCGGTCATCGACATCGACCATTTCAAGGCGGTGAACGACCGCTTCGGGCACGCGGGCGGCGATCTGGTCCTCAAGGACTTCGCGGCGCGCCTGGCGGAGGCCGCCGGCCGCGACGACATGGTCGCGCGGATCGGCGGGGAAGAGTTCCTGCTCGTCCTGCAGGGCGCCCGCACCCTGGGTGCCGACAGCGTGCTGCGCTGCCTGGGGGCCAGCCTGGATACGGTCTCCCCGCTGCCCGAGGCACCGGAGTTCCGCTACAGCTGCTCCGCAGGCGTCGCGCTGGTCCGCCCCGGTGAAACGGTGGGCGAGGTGCTGCGCCGCGCGGACGAGGCCCTCTACCAGGCCAAGCGCGCCGGGCGCAACCGCGTCGTCATCCACGCAGAGAGCCAGCCGGCCGGCGACGGGCACCCCTGCGCAGGCAACGCTGCCTGA
- a CDS encoding citryl-CoA lyase, with the protein MTSVRNDAPVTRLCTHTLTSLHYRDADLVEDLMGKKTFTEVMLMQILGRTPRPVDLRITDVVLIVLMEHGLTPSAIATRLIYMSAPENLQGAVSAGLLAVGSSFVGTMENCSRLLDRIMAAEDPDAEALAIAQECRARKSAVPGFGHHLHKPVDPRAYKLLELARAEPDLAGRHIRALETLSKAVEAVAGRPVTINATGAVAALLGEIGVPTAVMRGFAVISRAAGLVAHIVEEQQSPSGRFIWDTVEHAIPYVGEGGRPAAGGEPA; encoded by the coding sequence ATGACATCCGTCCGCAACGACGCCCCCGTCACCCGCCTGTGCACGCACACCCTCACCAGCCTGCATTACCGCGATGCCGACCTGGTCGAGGACCTGATGGGTAAAAAGACCTTCACCGAGGTGATGCTGATGCAGATCCTGGGCCGCACGCCCCGCCCGGTGGACCTGCGCATCACCGACGTGGTGCTCATCGTCCTGATGGAGCACGGCCTCACGCCCAGCGCCATCGCCACGCGGTTGATCTACATGAGCGCGCCGGAAAACCTGCAGGGCGCCGTCAGCGCCGGCCTGCTGGCCGTGGGCAGCTCCTTCGTGGGCACCATGGAGAACTGCTCGCGCCTCCTCGACCGCATCATGGCCGCGGAGGATCCCGATGCCGAGGCGCTGGCCATTGCGCAGGAGTGCAGGGCGAGGAAAAGCGCCGTGCCCGGCTTCGGCCACCACCTGCACAAGCCCGTCGATCCACGCGCCTACAAGCTGCTGGAACTGGCGCGCGCCGAGCCCGACCTGGCCGGCCGCCACATCCGGGCGCTGGAAACACTGTCCAAAGCCGTGGAAGCGGTCGCCGGCCGGCCCGTCACCATCAACGCCACGGGCGCCGTGGCCGCGCTGCTGGGCGAGATCGGCGTGCCCACCGCCGTGATGCGCGGCTTCGCCGTGATCTCCCGGGCAGCGGGGCTGGTGGCCCACATCGTCGAGGAGCAGCAGAGCCCGTCGGGCCGCTTCATCTGGGACACCGTGGAGCATGCCATTCCCTATGTCGGCGAGGGCGGCAGGCCTGCGGCCGGCGGGGAGCCGGCATGA
- a CDS encoding MBL fold metallo-hydrolase → MTSFPLPSSTGATATVQPFYDSRTGTVSYVVWDHATRQAAVIDPVLDYDPDAGRTHDASAQLLLDYLQAERLGVEWILETHAHADHLSAARRIQAATGGKVAIGAAIRTVQRTFGPLFGMEPSAQDDGFDHLFEDGEAFRIGATRAQAIGVPGHTPADMAYRIDGAVFVGDTLFLPDVGTARADFPGGDAVALYRSIQRLLDLPGDTRMFVCHDYPPEGRAPACETTVEAQRRSNIHVGRQAGERAFVALRQARDATLAVPRLLLPSIQVNVRGGRLPEPGPEGIAYLRIPLNVFGRADALPGTTSAS, encoded by the coding sequence ATGACATCCTTTCCCCTGCCCTCTTCCACCGGAGCCACCGCCACGGTGCAACCGTTCTACGACAGCAGGACAGGAACCGTGTCCTACGTGGTCTGGGACCATGCCACCCGCCAGGCAGCGGTGATCGACCCGGTGCTGGACTACGACCCCGATGCAGGCCGCACGCACGACGCCTCCGCGCAGCTGCTGCTGGACTACCTGCAGGCAGAGCGCCTGGGCGTGGAATGGATCCTGGAGACGCATGCCCATGCGGACCACCTCTCCGCCGCCCGCCGCATCCAGGCAGCCACGGGCGGCAAGGTGGCCATCGGGGCCGCCATTCGCACGGTGCAGCGCACCTTCGGCCCGCTGTTCGGCATGGAGCCCTCCGCACAGGACGACGGTTTCGACCACCTGTTCGAAGACGGCGAGGCGTTCCGCATCGGCGCCACCCGGGCGCAGGCGATCGGCGTGCCGGGCCATACGCCGGCGGACATGGCCTACCGGATCGATGGAGCGGTGTTCGTGGGCGACACGCTGTTCCTGCCCGACGTGGGCACGGCCCGGGCGGATTTTCCCGGCGGGGATGCGGTGGCCCTGTACCGCTCCATCCAGCGATTGCTGGACCTGCCGGGGGACACGCGCATGTTCGTGTGCCACGACTATCCGCCCGAAGGCCGGGCACCGGCCTGCGAGACGACGGTGGAGGCCCAGCGGCGGAGCAACATCCACGTGGGCCGGCAGGCCGGCGAGCGCGCCTTCGTGGCGCTGCGCCAGGCGCGCGACGCCACCCTCGCCGTGCCACGCCTGCTGCTGCCGTCGATCCAGGTGAACGTCCGCGGCGGGCGCCTGCCGGAGCCGGGACCGGAGGGCATCGCGTACCTGCGCATACCGCTGAACGTGTTCGGCCGCGCGGACGCCCTGCCAGGCACCACTTCCGCCTCCTAG
- a CDS encoding DMT family transporter: protein MQASGIRVDGNIGARRMPRFGATEALLLLVAVIWGGSYSAAKTATAQVPVLQFLVLRFGLTFLLLLPALRGLAVPGWRAALAGASVLGLNLLAIFVCETFGVSLTTASNAAFLISLCVAFTPLCEWWLLRERPGRAVLSAAALSLLGAGLLAFQHGGVSGLAWGDGLMVLAAFLRGAMVCLTPRHGRRHGLPALTVTAVQMGVMALGSAALMLAVQGPAWPPLPRTAPFWGAMAFLVLLCTLFAFFVQNHAASRTSPSRVALLMGSEPLWGALIAMLWMGERMTVQGWIGGLLIVGAAWWVTRRTADNA from the coding sequence ATGCAGGCAAGCGGCATCCGCGTTGACGGAAACATCGGTGCGCGGCGCATGCCGCGGTTCGGCGCCACCGAGGCGCTGCTGCTCCTGGTGGCCGTGATCTGGGGCGGCAGCTACAGCGCTGCCAAGACCGCCACCGCCCAGGTGCCCGTGCTGCAGTTCCTGGTGCTGCGCTTCGGCCTCACCTTCCTGCTCCTGCTGCCGGCACTGCGCGGGCTGGCCGTGCCGGGCTGGCGCGCGGCGCTCGCCGGTGCATCGGTGCTGGGCCTGAACCTGCTGGCGATCTTCGTGTGCGAGACCTTCGGCGTCTCGCTGACCACGGCATCGAACGCGGCCTTCCTGATCAGCCTCTGCGTGGCCTTCACGCCGCTGTGCGAATGGTGGCTGCTCAGGGAACGGCCCGGCCGCGCCGTGCTGTCGGCCGCCGCGCTGTCGCTGCTGGGCGCCGGGCTGCTGGCTTTCCAGCACGGCGGGGTCTCCGGACTCGCCTGGGGAGACGGCCTGATGGTGCTCGCGGCCTTCCTGCGCGGCGCGATGGTCTGCCTCACGCCCCGCCACGGCCGGCGGCACGGACTGCCCGCGCTCACCGTGACCGCGGTGCAGATGGGCGTGATGGCCCTGGGCTCGGCGGCCCTGATGCTCGCGGTGCAGGGCCCCGCCTGGCCGCCCCTGCCGCGCACCGCGCCGTTCTGGGGGGCCATGGCGTTCCTGGTGCTGCTGTGCACGCTGTTCGCGTTCTTCGTGCAGAACCACGCGGCATCGCGCACCAGCCCCTCGCGCGTGGCCCTGCTCATGGGCAGCGAGCCGCTGTGGGGCGCCCTCATCGCCATGCTGTGGATGGGCGAGCGCATGACGGTCCAGGGCTGGATCGGCGGGCTGCTGATCGTCGGGGCGGCCTGGTGGGTCACGCGCAGGACCGCAGACAACGCCTGA
- a CDS encoding tripartite tricarboxylate transporter substrate binding protein, with amino-acid sequence MTAAPLHPVPADPCACPLPYLIARRRIAGLGVALCAVACVAGAALHAPAAHAETSSSGAWPTRPIRLVVGYAAGGATDVIARIVAVKLGERLGQPMMVDNRAGANSNVGAEVVAKSPPDGYTLYVFTIANTINASLYGRLGYDPQKDFEPIGLIAKIPNILVVNNQLPIKSVADYIRFARESKDGITFASSGSGSSIHLSGEMFKMQTKLNMLHVPYKGSAPAMTDLLGGQVQSMFDNTPSALPHVQAGRLRAIAITSAQRSPLLPDVPTVAESGFPGFDVQSWFGLAAPAGTPKPVIERVNAELVKVLNMPDVRQRLQDLAATPEPGTPAQMRSFASAEIQRWREVVKASGAKAE; translated from the coding sequence ATGACCGCTGCACCCCTGCACCCTGTTCCCGCCGACCCCTGCGCCTGCCCCCTCCCGTACCTCATCGCGCGCCGCCGCATCGCGGGCCTCGGTGTCGCCCTGTGCGCCGTTGCCTGCGTGGCCGGCGCGGCACTGCATGCACCCGCCGCGCATGCGGAGACCTCATCTTCCGGAGCATGGCCGACGCGTCCGATCCGTCTCGTCGTCGGCTATGCGGCGGGCGGCGCGACCGACGTGATCGCGCGCATCGTGGCCGTGAAGCTGGGCGAACGCCTGGGGCAACCCATGATGGTGGACAACCGGGCGGGAGCCAACAGCAACGTGGGCGCCGAGGTGGTGGCGAAGTCGCCGCCGGACGGCTACACGCTCTACGTCTTCACCATCGCCAACACCATCAACGCCTCGCTGTACGGCCGGCTGGGCTACGACCCGCAGAAGGACTTCGAGCCCATCGGCCTGATCGCCAAGATTCCCAACATCCTGGTGGTGAACAACCAGCTGCCGATCAAGAGCGTGGCCGACTACATCCGCTTCGCCAGGGAGTCGAAGGACGGCATCACCTTCGCCTCGTCGGGCAGCGGCTCGTCCATCCACCTGTCGGGCGAGATGTTCAAGATGCAGACCAAGCTGAACATGCTGCACGTGCCCTACAAGGGCAGCGCGCCGGCCATGACCGACCTGCTGGGCGGCCAGGTGCAGTCGATGTTCGACAACACGCCCTCGGCCCTGCCGCACGTGCAGGCGGGCCGGCTGCGGGCCATCGCCATCACCAGCGCGCAGCGCTCGCCGCTGCTGCCCGACGTGCCCACGGTGGCCGAGTCGGGCTTCCCGGGCTTCGACGTGCAGTCGTGGTTCGGCCTGGCCGCGCCCGCGGGCACGCCGAAGCCCGTCATCGAGCGCGTGAATGCCGAGCTGGTCAAGGTGCTGAACATGCCCGACGTGCGCCAGCGCCTGCAGGACCTGGCCGCCACGCCGGAGCCTGGCACGCCGGCGCAGATGCGCAGCTTCGCCTCCGCCGAGATCCAGCGCTGGCGCGAGGTGGTGAAGGCGTCCGGCGCGAAGGCCGAGTGA
- a CDS encoding YeeE/YedE family protein — MAAIDWSSFTPGTALAGGALIGLAAGALMLVSGRIAGISGVLGGLLRPARGDMAWRAAFVAGLVASPWLHALFAPLPEPRIDAGTGTLVVAGLLVGLGTRYGAGCTSGHGVCGISRLSGRSLAATLVFMAAGMATVYVLRHGAAWVA; from the coding sequence ATGGCTGCCATCGACTGGTCTTCCTTCACCCCCGGCACGGCCCTGGCCGGCGGCGCGCTCATCGGCCTGGCGGCCGGCGCCCTCATGCTGGTGTCCGGCCGCATCGCCGGCATCAGCGGCGTGCTGGGCGGGCTGCTGCGCCCGGCGCGTGGCGACATGGCCTGGCGCGCGGCCTTCGTGGCGGGCCTGGTGGCCTCGCCCTGGCTGCATGCGCTCTTCGCCCCGCTGCCGGAGCCGCGCATCGACGCGGGCACCGGCACCCTGGTGGTGGCCGGCCTGCTCGTGGGATTGGGCACGCGCTACGGCGCGGGGTGCACCAGCGGGCACGGGGTCTGCGGGATTTCGCGGCTGTCGGGGCGTTCGCTGGCGGCCACGCTGGTGTTCATGGCCGCCGGCATGGCCACCGTGTATGTGCTGCGGCACGGGGCGGCGTGGGTTGCCTGA
- a CDS encoding penicillin-insensitive murein endopeptidase: MHGAGQYCHPQLLNFLLAAGRKWALMDHRRFGVGNISLAGGATFSPHHSHRNGLQVDIRPLRKDGRQLPVKHGSPDYDRQATARLVACFQSTGMVRTVFFNDGRIPRVHPLAGHDDHLHIEVHG; this comes from the coding sequence ATGCACGGAGCCGGCCAGTATTGCCACCCTCAGCTCCTGAATTTTCTCCTGGCTGCGGGGCGCAAATGGGCGTTGATGGACCACCGACGCTTCGGCGTCGGAAACATCAGTCTGGCTGGCGGTGCAACGTTCAGCCCGCACCACAGCCACCGTAACGGGCTGCAGGTCGACATCCGCCCGCTCCGGAAAGATGGCCGGCAGCTTCCTGTGAAGCACGGCAGCCCTGACTATGACCGGCAGGCCACCGCCAGACTCGTGGCATGCTTCCAGTCCACTGGAATGGTCCGGACAGTATTCTTCAATGACGGCCGCATCCCCCGGGTCCACCCTCTCGCGGGGCATGACGACCATCTGCATATCGAGGTGCATGGATGA
- a CDS encoding DUF599 domain-containing protein, whose translation MTLPGIFLPCSLPVWAGALATLGIPLAYEAWSSAAARHRPFSRARGAHAHLRADWLDAVSAQPGSEILAVQTLRNAIMSATMAASTAMLGLMGTVGIAAPSLHALLQGAATPAPDAPVVASALLELALLVLLCASLTALVAAVRHYHHAGFVAGMPVGSPARQRWTPTGQDHLRQAGLFYSRGLRWLLLGVPVTAGLLHPLAGVLVAVLWVAGLMWWDAPHAVA comes from the coding sequence ATGACGCTGCCTGGCATCTTCCTGCCATGCTCCCTGCCTGTCTGGGCCGGCGCCCTGGCCACCCTGGGCATTCCGCTGGCCTACGAGGCCTGGTCCTCCGCTGCAGCGCGGCATCGCCCGTTCTCCCGGGCCCGCGGGGCCCACGCGCATCTGCGTGCCGATTGGCTCGATGCCGTCTCCGCCCAGCCCGGCTCCGAAATCCTGGCGGTGCAGACGCTGCGCAACGCGATCATGTCGGCCACCATGGCCGCCTCCACCGCCATGCTGGGGCTGATGGGCACCGTCGGCATCGCCGCGCCGTCGCTGCATGCCCTGCTGCAGGGAGCGGCCACTCCGGCGCCTGACGCCCCAGTGGTGGCTTCCGCCCTGCTGGAGTTGGCGCTGCTGGTACTGCTCTGCGCTTCGCTCACCGCCCTGGTGGCGGCCGTGCGCCACTACCACCACGCGGGCTTCGTGGCCGGCATGCCCGTCGGCTCCCCGGCGCGCCAGCGCTGGACCCCCACGGGCCAGGACCATCTTCGCCAGGCCGGACTCTTCTACAGCCGCGGCCTGCGCTGGCTCCTCCTCGGCGTGCCGGTCACCGCCGGCCTGCTCCATCCGCTCGCAGGCGTGCTCGTGGCCGTTCTCTGGGTAGCGGGGTTGATGTGGTGGGATGCGCCGCACGCAGTGGCGTAG
- a CDS encoding ArsR/SmtB family transcription factor has product MPSTSPSLPRPSSAAPPPLDPQALRQAAVQAVARLKVLANEDRLLLLCQLSQGEMCVSELEACLDIRQPTLSQQLGVLRRQGVVATRREGKNIHYRVADPALLEVLAVLYRLYCPKE; this is encoded by the coding sequence ATGCCATCCACAAGCCCTTCCCTGCCGCGCCCATCTTCCGCCGCGCCGCCACCGCTCGATCCCCAGGCGCTGCGGCAGGCCGCCGTCCAGGCCGTCGCCCGGCTCAAGGTGCTCGCCAACGAAGACCGGCTCCTGCTGCTGTGCCAGCTCTCCCAGGGAGAGATGTGCGTGAGCGAGCTGGAGGCCTGCCTGGACATCCGCCAGCCCACCCTGTCGCAGCAGCTCGGCGTGCTGCGCCGGCAGGGCGTGGTGGCCACGCGGCGCGAAGGCAAGAACATCCATTACCGGGTGGCCGATCCCGCGCTGCTCGAGGTGCTCGCGGTGCTCTACCGCCTCTACTGCCCCAAGGAGTGA
- a CDS encoding DUF6691 family protein, which yields MANILAALAVGLVFGLGLIVSGMADPARVLGFLDVAGLWNPSLAFVMAGAVAVALVAFTIARRRGRTLLGGAPLQWPTARGLDARLIGGALLFGAGWGLAGFCPGPALVGVGMGLRGAVVFVAAMLAGMALFELLERLRHRP from the coding sequence ATGGCAAATATCCTGGCGGCCCTGGCCGTGGGCCTGGTTTTCGGCCTGGGGCTGATCGTCTCGGGCATGGCCGATCCGGCGCGCGTGCTGGGTTTCCTGGACGTGGCGGGCCTGTGGAACCCCTCGCTGGCCTTCGTGATGGCGGGCGCCGTCGCCGTTGCCCTGGTGGCGTTCACCATCGCGCGGCGGCGGGGCCGCACGCTGCTGGGCGGGGCGCCGCTGCAGTGGCCCACGGCTCGGGGGCTGGATGCGCGGCTGATCGGGGGGGCGCTGCTGTTCGGTGCGGGCTGGGGCCTGGCGGGCTTCTGCCCGGGCCCGGCCCTGGTGGGGGTGGGCATGGGCCTGCGCGGAGCGGTGGTCTTCGTGGCGGCCATGCTGGCCGGCATGGCGCTGTTCGAACTGCTGGAGCGCCTGCGCCATCGGCCCTGA
- a CDS encoding SDR family NAD(P)-dependent oxidoreductase: MNGGDAGAGARRPPALPLDLSGRVVFVAGGGSAGPGWSIGRAACVTYARLGATVCVADRDAASAEETTALIRAEGGEAVTFVGDVALEADVQRLFAEARACFGAIDALHHNVGIGKTGGPMDTSAEDLDRIHAVNVRSLLLCSRQVLPDMVARGRGSLIAISSVAGMRYVGYPHLAYSVTKAAVTQFTRMVAQQYAPHGIRANTVVPGLIDTPRIATTVAKMFSDGNLDEARAARARQVPMGRMGTAWEVAHACAFLASDAAAYVTGTELVVDGGLTGKYA; this comes from the coding sequence ATGAATGGCGGCGACGCCGGCGCGGGCGCCCGCCGCCCGCCCGCGCTGCCATTGGACCTGTCCGGCCGCGTGGTCTTCGTCGCCGGCGGGGGCTCGGCCGGCCCCGGCTGGAGCATTGGCCGCGCTGCCTGCGTGACCTATGCCCGCCTGGGCGCCACCGTCTGCGTGGCCGACCGCGATGCGGCATCGGCCGAGGAAACGACCGCGCTCATCCGGGCCGAGGGCGGCGAGGCCGTCACTTTCGTGGGCGACGTGGCGCTGGAGGCCGACGTGCAGCGCCTGTTCGCCGAGGCACGGGCGTGTTTCGGCGCCATCGACGCGCTGCACCACAACGTGGGCATCGGCAAGACCGGTGGCCCCATGGATACGAGCGCGGAGGACCTGGACCGCATCCATGCCGTGAACGTGCGCAGCCTGCTGCTGTGCAGCCGGCAGGTGCTGCCGGACATGGTGGCGCGCGGGCGCGGATCCCTCATCGCCATCTCGTCCGTGGCCGGCATGCGCTATGTGGGCTATCCGCACCTGGCCTACAGCGTCACCAAGGCCGCGGTGACCCAGTTCACGCGCATGGTGGCGCAGCAGTACGCGCCCCACGGCATCCGTGCCAACACGGTGGTGCCCGGCCTGATCGACACGCCGCGCATCGCCACCACGGTGGCGAAGATGTTCTCGGATGGAAACCTGGACGAGGCCCGCGCCGCCCGCGCGCGGCAGGTACCGATGGGCCGCATGGGCACGGCCTGGGAGGTCGCGCATGCCTGCGCCTTCCTCGCTTCCGACGCCGCCGCCTATGTCACCGGCACGGAACTGGTCGTGGACGGCGGGCTGACGGGCAAATACGCCTGA